A window of Streptomyces gilvosporeus contains these coding sequences:
- a CDS encoding 1,4-dihydroxy-6-naphthoate synthase, translating to MTATRPLDIAYSPCPNDTFVFEALAHGRVPDTPELAVTYADIDVTNGMAERGEFDVLKVSYAVLPWILDDYALLPCGGALGRGCGPLVLTREQATAADLKGKTVAVPSERSTAYLLFRLWAAAEVPGGVGEIVVLPFHEIMPAVRNGTVDAGLVIHEARFTYQDHGLTCLADMGEHWETTTGLPIPLGAIVAKRSLGAPALRRLAAAIRTSVRMAWDDPQISRPYVLEHAQEMDPAVADRHIALYVNEFTADLGADGLAAVRGLLDRAAAEGLVPPLGRDALRFVD from the coding sequence GTGACCGCGACCCGGCCCCTGGACATCGCGTACTCGCCGTGCCCGAACGACACCTTCGTCTTCGAGGCCCTCGCACACGGCCGGGTCCCGGACACGCCGGAGCTGGCCGTCACCTACGCCGATATCGACGTGACCAACGGCATGGCCGAGCGCGGCGAGTTCGATGTGCTGAAGGTGTCGTACGCGGTGCTGCCGTGGATCCTCGACGACTATGCGCTGCTGCCCTGCGGCGGTGCGCTGGGGCGCGGCTGCGGCCCGCTGGTACTGACCCGGGAGCAGGCGACGGCCGCGGACCTCAAGGGCAAAACGGTCGCGGTGCCCAGCGAGCGCTCCACCGCCTATCTGCTGTTCCGGCTGTGGGCGGCCGCCGAAGTGCCGGGCGGGGTCGGCGAGATCGTGGTGCTGCCGTTCCACGAGATCATGCCGGCGGTGCGCAACGGCACGGTGGACGCGGGCCTGGTCATCCACGAGGCGCGGTTCACCTACCAGGACCACGGGCTGACCTGTCTGGCCGACATGGGCGAGCACTGGGAGACCACCACCGGACTGCCGATCCCGCTCGGCGCGATCGTCGCCAAGCGGTCGCTGGGCGCGCCGGCGCTGCGCCGACTGGCGGCCGCCATCCGCACGTCCGTCCGGATGGCCTGGGACGACCCGCAGATCTCGCGTCCCTACGTCCTGGAGCACGCCCAGGAGATGGATCCGGCCGTCGCCGACCGGCACATCGCCCTGTACGTCAATGAATTCACCGCCGACCTGGGCGCGGACGGCCTGGCCGCGGTGCGCGGACTGCTCGACCGCGCCGCGGCCGAGGGGCTCGTACCGCCCCTCGGCCGCGATGCGCTGCGTTTCGTGGACTGA
- a CDS encoding HelD family protein — MPSPAHPSPNDPSDLLARERAHLAASRSALRAMRKDAEELNIADVAANWVNAKVLQSEIEARIKALADLSHTPLFFGRLDYLHAPGVDLAEGAAGENFYIGRRHVHDADGDPMVIDWRAPVSQPFYRASTKDPMDLKLRRRFGYTGGELTAYEDEHLADPAETARTSALLQSEIERPRVGPMRDIVATIQPEQDEIVRAGIGGSVCVQGAPGTGKTAVGLHRVAYLLYAHRERLARSGTLVVGPNRSFLHYIEQVLPALGELEVKQATVDDLVAHVEVRGTDDAAAATVKGDARMAQVLRRAVRAGITPPAEPCVVVRGSRRWRVPAYEIEDIVRELMDRDIRYGAAREALPQRIAHAVLVRMEQAGEAPDDRVQDAVARNAAVKAAVKAVWPPVDPAKLVLRLLGDAEFLAEQADGILTPEEQKAILWARPARSVKSAKWSAADAVLIDEATDLVERTPSLGHVVLDEAQDLSPMQYRAVGRRCSTGSATILGDIAQGTTPWATDTWEEALAHLGKPGSAVEELTQGFRVPREVIAYASRLLPAIAPDLTPATSIRESAGDFEVRRVATEDLDAAVLTACERALTNEGSIGLIAAEARIPALRAALEAAGMACLAPGEETSAESRLTLVPATLAKGLEYDYVVLDEPAAIIDGEPDERTGLRRLYVCLTRPVSGLTVIHATDLPELLGAAAATTG, encoded by the coding sequence GTGCCCTCGCCTGCCCACCCGTCCCCGAACGACCCGTCCGATCTGCTGGCCCGCGAGCGCGCCCACCTCGCCGCCTCCCGCTCCGCCCTGCGCGCCATGCGCAAGGACGCCGAGGAGCTCAACATCGCGGACGTTGCCGCGAACTGGGTCAACGCGAAGGTGCTCCAAAGCGAGATCGAGGCCCGGATCAAGGCCCTCGCCGATCTCTCCCACACCCCGCTCTTCTTCGGCCGCCTCGACTATCTGCACGCGCCCGGCGTCGACCTCGCCGAGGGCGCCGCCGGGGAGAACTTCTACATCGGCCGCCGCCATGTCCACGACGCCGACGGCGACCCCATGGTCATCGACTGGCGCGCCCCCGTCTCGCAGCCGTTCTACCGGGCCTCCACGAAGGACCCGATGGACCTGAAGCTGCGCCGCCGATTCGGCTACACCGGCGGCGAGTTGACGGCGTACGAGGACGAGCACCTCGCCGACCCGGCGGAAACGGCCCGGACCAGCGCGCTGCTCCAGTCGGAGATCGAGCGGCCGCGCGTCGGCCCCATGCGGGACATCGTCGCCACCATCCAGCCGGAGCAGGACGAGATCGTACGGGCCGGAATCGGCGGCTCGGTCTGCGTCCAGGGGGCGCCCGGTACGGGGAAGACGGCGGTGGGTCTGCACCGGGTCGCCTACCTCCTCTACGCGCACCGGGAGCGGCTGGCGCGCTCCGGCACCCTCGTCGTCGGCCCGAACCGCTCGTTCCTGCACTACATCGAGCAGGTGCTGCCCGCCCTGGGCGAGTTGGAGGTCAAACAGGCCACGGTCGACGACCTGGTGGCCCATGTGGAGGTGCGCGGCACGGACGATGCGGCCGCGGCGACGGTCAAGGGCGATGCGCGGATGGCGCAGGTGCTGCGGCGGGCCGTCCGTGCGGGCATCACCCCGCCCGCGGAGCCGTGCGTGGTCGTGCGCGGCTCCCGCCGCTGGCGCGTACCGGCGTATGAAATCGAGGACATCGTGCGGGAGTTGATGGACCGGGACATCCGCTACGGCGCGGCCCGCGAGGCGCTGCCGCAGCGGATCGCGCATGCCGTGCTGGTGCGGATGGAGCAGGCGGGCGAGGCGCCGGACGACCGGGTGCAGGATGCGGTGGCCCGTAACGCCGCCGTGAAGGCCGCGGTCAAGGCGGTCTGGCCGCCGGTGGATCCGGCCAAGCTGGTGCTGCGGCTGCTGGGCGATGCGGAGTTCCTCGCCGAGCAGGCGGACGGCATCCTCACTCCGGAGGAGCAGAAGGCCATCCTGTGGGCCAGGCCGGCGCGCAGCGTGAAGAGCGCCAAGTGGTCCGCCGCGGATGCGGTGTTGATCGACGAGGCGACGGACCTGGTGGAGCGCACCCCGTCGCTCGGCCATGTGGTCCTGGACGAGGCGCAGGACCTCTCCCCGATGCAGTACCGCGCGGTCGGGCGCCGCTGTTCGACGGGCTCGGCGACGATCCTCGGCGATATCGCCCAGGGGACGACGCCTTGGGCGACCGACACCTGGGAGGAGGCGCTGGCCCACCTGGGGAAGCCGGGTTCGGCCGTGGAGGAGCTGACCCAGGGCTTCCGTGTGCCGCGCGAGGTCATCGCCTATGCCTCCCGGCTGCTGCCGGCCATCGCCCCCGATCTGACGCCGGCCACCTCGATCCGCGAGTCCGCGGGCGATTTCGAGGTCCGCCGGGTCGCGACCGAGGACCTGGACGCCGCCGTCCTCACGGCGTGCGAGCGGGCGCTGACGAACGAGGGGTCGATCGGCCTGATCGCGGCTGAGGCGCGTATTCCGGCGTTGCGTGCGGCCCTGGAGGCGGCGGGCATGGCCTGCCTGGCCCCCGGTGAGGAAACGTCCGCCGAGTCCCGCCTGACCCTGGTGCCCGCCACCCTCGCCAAGGGCCTGGAGTACGACTACGTGGTCCTGGACGAACCCGCCGCCATCATCGACGGCGAACCGGACGAACGCACCGGCCTGCGCCGCCTGTACGTCTGCCTGACCCGGCCGGTCTCCGGCCTGACCGTCATCCATGCGACGGACCTGCCGGAACTGCTGGGGGCCGCGGCGGCCACCACCGGGTAG
- a CDS encoding cold-shock protein produces the protein MPTGKVKWFNSEKGFGFLSRDDGGDVFVHSSVLPDGVDALKPGQRVEFGVVAGQRGDQALTVTLLDPAPSVAAAQRRKPDELASIVQDLTTLLENVTQQLERGRYPDKAHGAKIAGMLRAVADQLDV, from the coding sequence GTGCCTACCGGCAAGGTCAAGTGGTTCAACAGCGAGAAGGGCTTCGGCTTTCTCTCCCGCGACGACGGCGGTGACGTCTTTGTGCACTCGTCGGTGCTTCCCGACGGGGTGGACGCACTCAAGCCGGGCCAGCGCGTCGAGTTCGGCGTGGTCGCCGGTCAGCGCGGCGACCAGGCGCTGACGGTGACGCTCCTCGACCCCGCGCCCTCGGTGGCGGCCGCCCAGCGCCGCAAGCCGGATGAACTCGCCTCGATCGTGCAGGACCTCACCACCCTGCTGGAGAACGTCACCCAGCAGCTGGAGCGCGGCCGCTACCCCGACAAGGCCCATGGCGCCAAGATCGCCGGCATGCTGCGGGCGGTCGCCGACCAGCTGGACGTCTGA
- a CDS encoding helicase C-terminal domain-containing protein, whose protein sequence is MTDTPRTLAEELRTRTDSGLAGLLRARPDLLSPVPGDVTQLATRAGTRASVARAVERLDRFALQTAEALAVAPDPCPYPALDALMCGDAGDPAVAAELPRAVATLRAQALVWGPDERLRLVRTARELLTPSATHPSPTGLGPTVAEATAGMSPGRLQEILAAADLPATHDPVTAIAALTSLFSDRTRMARLLDTAPAESVAVLDKLLWGPPYGGVTDRPAAHLQWLLDRGLLLPAGGRNVVLPREVALHLRAGRAHRTPEPLPPKPAPATERDPRLVDNAAASAAFTALATVEELLKEWDLGGPSVLRAGGLSVRDLKRTATALDTTEHLAAFWLELAYGAGLIASDGETDERYAATPAAEEWLQLPDHERWAVLAAAWLPATRTPGVVGTADAKGRTLAALGPNVDRSPAPEVRRRTLALLAALPPGTSVPSGALLARLQWERPLRGAAAAKPEEGTAAPVEADLRTRLAQWTLDEAELLGVTGRGALAAHGRALLGTEPEDDAPAPVPTPAEATAAAGRAAALLAPLLPEPVDHVLLQADLTAVAPGPLRRPLAEALGVLADVESKGGATVYRFTPASVRRALDAGRSAAELQEFLAAHSRTPVPQPLSYLVDDVARRHGRLRVGAAAAYLRCDDDALLSEILADRRAVALRLRRLAPTVLAAQTAPDQLLEGLRAMGYAPAAESATGDVLIARSDTYRTPPRTAPVPVPEGPPAPDATLLTAAVRAIRAGDLAATAERKPVHAAPSPAPGGLPRTTSAETLATMQAAVLTSSALWIGYVNADGAASQRVIAPVRVEGGFVTAYDHTADEVRTYPLHRITGVAELADESAS, encoded by the coding sequence ATGACCGATACACCCCGCACCCTGGCCGAGGAGCTCAGAACCCGCACCGACAGCGGGCTCGCCGGCCTGCTGCGGGCCCGGCCCGATCTGCTCTCCCCGGTGCCGGGGGACGTCACCCAGCTCGCCACCAGGGCTGGCACCCGCGCCTCGGTGGCGCGGGCGGTCGAGCGGCTGGACCGCTTCGCGCTGCAGACCGCCGAGGCGCTGGCCGTGGCGCCCGACCCCTGCCCGTACCCGGCGCTCGACGCGCTGATGTGCGGGGACGCCGGGGATCCGGCGGTCGCCGCGGAGCTGCCCCGGGCGGTGGCCACGCTGCGGGCGCAGGCGCTGGTGTGGGGGCCGGACGAGCGGCTGCGGCTGGTGCGGACGGCCCGTGAGCTGCTCACGCCGAGCGCCACCCATCCCTCGCCCACCGGGCTCGGCCCGACCGTCGCGGAGGCCACCGCGGGGATGTCGCCGGGTCGGCTCCAGGAGATCCTCGCCGCGGCGGACCTGCCCGCCACCCACGATCCGGTCACCGCCATCGCCGCGCTGACCTCGCTCTTCTCCGACCGCACGCGGATGGCACGGCTGCTGGACACCGCCCCGGCCGAGTCCGTCGCGGTGCTCGACAAGCTGCTGTGGGGGCCTCCGTACGGCGGTGTCACGGACCGCCCGGCCGCGCATCTCCAGTGGCTGCTCGACCGCGGGCTGCTGCTCCCGGCGGGCGGGCGCAATGTCGTGCTGCCCCGGGAGGTCGCCCTGCATCTGCGGGCGGGCCGCGCGCACCGCACCCCGGAACCGCTGCCGCCGAAACCGGCGCCCGCCACGGAACGCGATCCCCGCCTGGTGGACAACGCCGCCGCGAGCGCGGCCTTCACGGCGCTGGCGACCGTCGAGGAACTGCTCAAGGAGTGGGACCTGGGCGGGCCGTCGGTCCTGCGAGCCGGGGGCCTGAGCGTGCGCGACCTCAAGCGGACCGCGACCGCCCTGGACACCACCGAACATCTGGCCGCCTTCTGGCTGGAACTGGCCTACGGGGCGGGGCTGATCGCCTCCGACGGCGAGACCGATGAGCGATATGCGGCCACCCCGGCCGCCGAGGAGTGGCTGCAACTGCCCGACCACGAGCGCTGGGCGGTGCTGGCGGCCGCCTGGCTGCCCGCGACCCGTACGCCGGGGGTGGTCGGCACCGCCGACGCCAAGGGCCGCACCCTCGCCGCGCTGGGGCCGAATGTGGACCGCTCCCCGGCCCCGGAGGTCCGTCGGCGCACCCTCGCCCTGCTGGCCGCTCTCCCGCCCGGGACGTCCGTACCGTCCGGGGCGCTGCTCGCCCGGCTCCAGTGGGAGCGGCCGCTGCGCGGGGCGGCCGCGGCCAAGCCCGAGGAGGGGACGGCGGCCCCGGTCGAGGCCGATCTGCGGACCCGGCTCGCCCAATGGACGCTCGACGAGGCCGAGTTGCTGGGCGTGACCGGCCGCGGCGCGCTCGCCGCCCACGGCCGCGCGCTGCTCGGCACCGAACCGGAGGACGACGCCCCGGCGCCCGTCCCCACCCCCGCCGAGGCCACGGCCGCCGCGGGCCGCGCCGCCGCCCTGCTCGCCCCGCTGCTGCCCGAGCCCGTCGACCACGTCCTGCTCCAGGCGGACCTGACCGCCGTCGCGCCCGGGCCGCTGCGCCGCCCGCTGGCCGAGGCGCTGGGCGTCCTGGCCGACGTCGAGTCCAAGGGCGGCGCGACGGTGTACCGCTTCACCCCCGCCTCCGTACGCCGCGCCCTGGACGCCGGGCGCTCCGCCGCCGAGCTCCAGGAGTTCCTGGCCGCCCACTCCCGTACGCCGGTCCCGCAGCCGCTCAGCTATCTCGTCGACGATGTGGCCCGTAGGCACGGCCGGTTGCGGGTCGGCGCGGCCGCCGCCTACCTGCGCTGCGACGACGATGCGCTGCTGTCCGAGATCCTCGCCGACCGCCGCGCCGTCGCCCTGCGCCTGCGCCGGCTGGCCCCCACCGTGCTGGCCGCGCAGACCGCCCCCGACCAGCTCCTCGAAGGGCTGCGGGCCATGGGCTACGCCCCCGCCGCCGAGTCCGCCACCGGCGACGTCCTGATCGCCCGCAGCGACACCTACCGCACCCCGCCCCGCACGGCCCCCGTCCCGGTCCCCGAGGGCCCGCCCGCCCCCGACGCCACCCTCCTGACGGCGGCCGTCCGCGCCATCCGCGCCGGCGACCTGGCCGCCACCGCCGAACGCAAACCCGTCCACGCCGCCCCCTCCCCGGCCCCCGGCGGCCTGCCCCGCACCACCTCCGCCGAGACCCTCGCCACGATGCAGGCCGCGGTGCTCACCAGCTCGGCCCTGTGGATCGGCTACGTCAACGCCGACGGCGCCGCCAGCCAGCGGGTGATCGCCCCCGTCCGGGTCGAGGGCGGCTTTGTGACGGCCTACGACCACACCGCCGACGAGGTCCGCACCTATCCGCTCCACCGGATCACGGGCGTGGCCGAACTGGCCGACGAATCCGCGTCCTGA
- a CDS encoding HAD family hydrolase codes for MRTLTVGFDLDMTLIDSRPGIKATYEELSARTGTYVDAEAAIGRLGPPLEEEIRRWFPAERVVEMCAVYRGLYPDYAIAPTRAMPGAREALAAVRAAGGRAIVVTAKYEPSAKLHLAHLGIDADAVIGSLWAEAKAEALREHDAAVYVGDHTGDVRGARTAQALSVAVATGPCTAEELRAAGADVVLGDLTEFAGWLDRYVADGEGAASASV; via the coding sequence ATGCGCACACTTACCGTCGGGTTCGATCTCGATATGACGCTGATCGACTCCCGGCCCGGCATCAAGGCCACCTACGAGGAGCTGTCGGCCAGGACCGGCACCTACGTCGATGCCGAGGCGGCGATCGGTCGGCTGGGGCCGCCGTTGGAGGAGGAGATCCGGCGGTGGTTCCCGGCGGAGCGGGTGGTGGAGATGTGTGCGGTCTACCGCGGGCTGTATCCGGATTACGCGATCGCGCCGACGCGGGCCATGCCCGGTGCCCGGGAGGCCCTGGCCGCGGTGCGGGCGGCGGGCGGGCGGGCGATCGTCGTCACCGCCAAGTACGAGCCCAGCGCCAAGCTGCATCTGGCCCATCTGGGCATCGACGCGGACGCGGTCATCGGCTCGCTGTGGGCGGAGGCCAAGGCCGAGGCGCTGCGCGAGCACGACGCGGCGGTCTACGTCGGCGACCACACCGGCGACGTACGGGGCGCGCGCACCGCACAGGCGCTGTCGGTGGCCGTCGCGACGGGACCGTGCACGGCGGAGGAGCTGCGCGCGGCCGGGGCCGATGTGGTGCTCGGCGATCTGACGGAGTTCGCCGGGTGGCTGGATCGCTACGTAGCGGACGGCGAGGGCGCGGCGTCGGCCTCCGTATGA
- a CDS encoding glycosyltransferase 87 family protein, with the protein MSAADGTGTWTARRTWAQGIAARRRLVLAAALLVVSFAGLWVLYEAQPLPMSDIAVYRAEGDAAATGGDLYGFAVTKWHLSATYPPFAALLFIPTSWIPLATLKVVCVLVNAALLALLIHLSAKAAGLRRATGAAPALLTATALGLWLEPVFQTFVFGQVNLALACLVLWDLSRPDGARFKGFATGLAAGVKLTPAIFAVYLLITGRVKAAATALAGFAFSVLTGLLFLPHASVEFWTRRMFETGRVGTVWIVDNQSLQGMIARVLHNPRPGLVWAVAALLTAVAGLWAARRVYLRRGLDTWGVLAAAVTALLVSPISWSHHWVWCVPLLAVLASHTHGIPWRRALLAAVTVVFTARTLWIVPHTGDLDLHFSWWQQPLTSPYPLLGLALLATLVWWTRRSPGHPAPPGRIPPPRTGTAPLDTHTRTG; encoded by the coding sequence GTGTCTGCCGCGGACGGGACGGGGACCTGGACGGCAAGACGGACCTGGGCGCAGGGCATCGCGGCCCGCCGCAGGCTGGTGCTCGCGGCCGCACTGCTCGTGGTGTCGTTCGCTGGGCTGTGGGTGCTCTACGAGGCCCAGCCGCTCCCGATGTCCGACATAGCCGTCTACCGTGCGGAGGGCGATGCCGCCGCGACCGGAGGTGACCTCTACGGGTTCGCGGTCACCAAATGGCACCTTTCGGCCACCTACCCGCCCTTTGCCGCCCTGCTGTTCATCCCCACCAGCTGGATCCCGCTCGCCACCCTCAAGGTCGTCTGCGTACTCGTCAACGCGGCCCTGCTCGCCCTGCTGATCCACCTCTCCGCCAAGGCCGCCGGCCTGCGCAGGGCCACCGGCGCCGCGCCCGCCCTGCTGACCGCCACCGCCCTCGGCCTCTGGCTCGAACCGGTCTTCCAGACCTTCGTCTTCGGCCAGGTCAACCTCGCGCTCGCCTGCCTGGTCCTGTGGGACCTCTCCCGCCCCGACGGCGCCCGCTTCAAGGGCTTCGCCACCGGCCTCGCGGCAGGCGTCAAACTCACCCCCGCGATCTTCGCCGTCTATCTCCTGATCACCGGCCGGGTGAAGGCCGCCGCCACCGCCCTCGCCGGGTTCGCCTTCTCGGTGCTGACCGGGCTGCTCTTCCTGCCCCACGCCAGCGTCGAGTTCTGGACCCGGCGGATGTTCGAGACCGGCCGGGTCGGCACGGTATGGATCGTCGACAACCAGTCGCTCCAGGGCATGATCGCCAGGGTTCTGCACAACCCCCGGCCGGGCCTCGTATGGGCCGTGGCGGCGCTGCTCACCGCCGTCGCCGGCCTCTGGGCCGCCCGCCGGGTCTATCTGCGCCGCGGCCTGGACACCTGGGGCGTCCTGGCCGCCGCCGTCACGGCCCTGCTGGTCTCGCCGATCAGCTGGTCCCACCACTGGGTGTGGTGCGTGCCCCTGCTGGCCGTCCTGGCCTCCCACACCCACGGCATCCCCTGGCGCCGGGCACTGCTGGCCGCCGTCACCGTGGTCTTCACCGCCCGCACCCTGTGGATCGTGCCGCACACCGGCGACCTCGACCTCCACTTCTCCTGGTGGCAGCAGCCGCTCACCTCGCCCTACCCGCTGCTCGGCCTGGCGCTGCTCGCCACCCTGGTGTGGTGGACCCGGCGCTCCCCGGGCCACCCCGCGCCCCCCGGCCGGATCCCCCCGCCCCGTACGGGCACCGCGCCGCTGGACACCCACACCCGTACGGGCTGA
- a CDS encoding DNA repair helicase XPB has product MNGPLIVQSDKTLLLEVDHELADACRRAIAPFAELERAPEHIHTYRVTPLGLWNARAAGHDAEQVVDALVQFSRYPVPHALLVDIAETMSRYGRLTLVKHPAHGLMLTTTDRPVLEEILRSKKVQPLVGERIDRDSVVVHPSERGQIKQTLLKLGWPAEDLAGYVDGEAHPIELREDGWALRPYQQQAVEGFWHGGSGVVVLPCGAGKTLVGAGAMAQAKATTLILVTNTVSARQWKHELVKRTSLSADEIGEYSGTRKEIRPVTIATYQVLTTKRKGVYPHLELFDSRDWGLIVYDEVHLLPAPVFKFTADLQARRRLGLTATLVREDGRESDVFSLIGPKRFDAPWKEIEAQGYIAPADCVEVRVNLTESERLAYATAETEEKYRYCATTASKQYVTEALVRRHQGEQTLVIGQYIDQLDELGEHLDAPVIKGETTNAQREKLFDAFREGEISVLVVSKVANFSIDLPEATVAIQVSGTFGSRQEEAQRLGRVLRPKADGHEARFYSVVARDTIDQDFAAHRQRFLAEQGYAYRIVDSDELLATEEEW; this is encoded by the coding sequence GTGAACGGACCTCTCATCGTCCAGAGCGACAAAACGCTGCTCCTGGAGGTGGACCATGAGCTGGCGGACGCCTGCCGGCGGGCCATCGCGCCCTTTGCGGAGCTGGAGCGGGCGCCGGAGCACATCCATACCTACCGGGTGACGCCGCTGGGGCTGTGGAACGCGCGGGCCGCCGGGCACGACGCCGAGCAGGTCGTCGATGCGCTGGTGCAGTTCTCGCGGTATCCGGTGCCGCATGCGCTGCTGGTCGACATCGCCGAGACGATGTCGCGTTACGGGCGGCTGACGCTGGTCAAGCACCCGGCGCACGGGCTGATGCTGACCACCACCGACCGGCCGGTCCTCGAGGAGATCCTGCGGTCGAAGAAGGTGCAGCCGCTGGTCGGGGAGCGGATCGACCGGGACAGTGTGGTCGTGCACCCCTCCGAGCGGGGGCAGATCAAGCAGACGCTGCTCAAGCTGGGCTGGCCGGCCGAGGACCTGGCCGGTTACGTCGACGGCGAGGCGCATCCCATCGAGCTGCGCGAGGACGGCTGGGCGCTGCGGCCGTATCAGCAGCAGGCCGTGGAGGGCTTCTGGCACGGCGGCTCGGGTGTCGTCGTCCTGCCGTGCGGTGCGGGAAAGACGCTGGTGGGGGCCGGTGCGATGGCCCAGGCGAAGGCCACCACGCTGATTCTCGTCACGAATACGGTCTCGGCGCGGCAGTGGAAGCACGAGCTGGTGAAGCGGACGTCGCTGAGCGCGGACGAGATCGGCGAGTACAGCGGGACGAGGAAAGAGATCCGGCCGGTCACCATCGCGACGTATCAGGTGCTGACGACGAAGCGGAAGGGCGTCTATCCGCATCTGGAGCTCTTCGATTCCCGGGACTGGGGCCTGATCGTCTACGACGAGGTGCATCTGCTGCCGGCGCCGGTCTTCAAGTTCACGGCCGATCTCCAGGCGCGGCGGCGGCTGGGGCTGACGGCGACGCTGGTGCGGGAGGACGGGCGGGAGTCGGACGTCTTCTCGCTCATCGGGCCGAAGCGGTTCGATGCGCCGTGGAAGGAGATCGAGGCGCAGGGCTATATCGCCCCGGCCGACTGCGTCGAGGTGCGGGTCAATCTGACCGAGTCGGAGCGGCTGGCGTATGCGACGGCGGAGACCGAGGAGAAGTACCGTTACTGCGCGACGACGGCCAGCAAGCAGTATGTGACCGAGGCGCTGGTGCGGCGCCATCAGGGCGAACAGACCCTGGTCATCGGGCAGTACATCGACCAGCTCGATGAGCTGGGGGAGCATCTGGACGCGCCGGTGATCAAGGGGGAGACCACCAACGCACAGCGGGAGAAGCTCTTCGACGCGTTCCGGGAGGGCGAGATCTCGGTGCTGGTGGTCTCGAAGGTGGCGAACTTCTCGATCGACCTTCCCGAGGCCACGGTGGCGATCCAGGTGTCCGGCACGTTCGGGTCGCGCCAGGAGGAGGCGCAGCGGCTGGGGCGGGTGCTGCGGCCCAAGGCGGACGGGCACGAGGCGCGGTTCTATTCGGTCGTCGCCCGCGACACCATCGACCAGGACTTCGCCGCGCACCGTCAGCGCTTCCTGGCCGAGCAGGGGTATGCGTACCGGATCGTGGACTCCGATGAGCTGCTGGCGACGGAGGAGGAGTGGTGA
- a CDS encoding copper homeostasis protein CutC encodes MSKRALLEVIALGPNDAMAAQAGGADRLELVADMAADGLTPSLTTFTQVREAVDIPVRVMLRAADGFAAGDVAALCTQAAALRAAGAEEFVLGFLTPDGRPDLTAVRAVAAAIDGCRWTFHRALDHAADRDALRKELAGLPGDVRPDTYLTAGSAQGVDAGLETLVAEQARTEAGEAGYEPRILVGGGLTLGHLPRLRAAGLDAFHIGGAARPAGWSAPVEAAAVRQWRDALDAVRDGVGV; translated from the coding sequence ATGAGCAAGCGCGCGCTCCTGGAGGTCATCGCACTCGGTCCGAACGACGCGATGGCGGCGCAGGCCGGCGGGGCCGACCGTCTGGAGCTGGTCGCCGATATGGCGGCCGACGGACTCACCCCGTCCCTGACCACGTTTACGCAGGTCAGGGAGGCCGTCGACATCCCGGTACGGGTGATGCTGCGGGCCGCCGACGGCTTCGCGGCCGGGGATGTGGCGGCGCTGTGCACACAGGCGGCGGCGCTGCGGGCGGCGGGCGCGGAGGAATTCGTCCTGGGCTTTCTGACCCCGGACGGCCGGCCCGACCTCACGGCCGTACGGGCCGTCGCGGCGGCGATCGACGGCTGCCGCTGGACGTTCCACCGGGCCCTCGACCACGCCGCCGACCGCGACGCGCTGCGCAAGGAGCTGGCGGGGCTCCCCGGGGACGTGCGCCCCGACACCTACCTGACGGCCGGTTCCGCCCAGGGCGTGGACGCGGGCCTGGAGACGCTGGTCGCCGAGCAGGCCCGTACGGAAGCGGGCGAGGCCGGATACGAGCCGCGCATCCTGGTGGGCGGCGGACTCACCCTCGGGCACCTGCCCCGGCTCCGGGCGGCGGGCCTGGACGCCTTCCACATCGGCGGCGCCGCCCGCCCCGCCGGCTGGTCCGCCCCGGTGGAGGCGGCAGCCGTACGGCAGTGGCGGGACGCGCTCGACGCGGTACGGGACGGGGTGGGCGTCTAG